A stretch of Candidatus Goldiibacteriota bacterium DNA encodes these proteins:
- a CDS encoding TRAP transporter large permease subunit: protein MTAAIIGITAVLLAIVGMPLFLVFAGLAVALFIMAGIDTSAVIIEISRMAASPVLIAIPLFTFAGYLLAESGTPKRLIKLTRALVGSIKGGTAIVALFVCAFFTSFSGASGVTIIALGGILYPMLIKDKYPQNFSLGLLTTSGSLGLLFPPSLLLILYGVIANVSISKLFIAGIIPGAILILLMSLWSLKQGAVLDNTEPFEWGKLISALKETAWEIPLPFVVIGGIYSGTFTASEAAILTTAYAFIIEVFIYKDLSLTRDIPRIIRSSMIVVGGIFVILGAAMGFTNYLVDEQVPMQILDWLRTYVHEKWLFLLLLNIFLIIVGAVLDVFSALIVVLPLMLPIAKEFGIDPVHMAIIFLANLEIGYNAPPAGLNLFIASFRFRKPVLTLAKATLPFLAMLIIGLMLITYIPDLSLVLIRIFNVQ, encoded by the coding sequence ATGACCGCGGCTATAATAGGGATAACGGCGGTATTACTTGCCATAGTGGGAATGCCTTTATTTCTGGTTTTCGCGGGGCTGGCTGTGGCGCTTTTTATAATGGCGGGAATAGACACATCTGCCGTTATTATAGAAATAAGCAGAATGGCCGCTTCTCCCGTGCTTATTGCAATTCCGCTTTTCACTTTTGCGGGTTATCTGCTGGCTGAAAGCGGCACTCCCAAAAGGCTAATTAAACTAACCCGCGCGCTTGTGGGTTCCATAAAGGGCGGCACCGCTATTGTGGCTTTATTTGTCTGCGCTTTTTTCACCTCTTTTTCCGGCGCGTCAGGCGTAACCATTATCGCGTTGGGCGGAATTCTGTACCCGATGCTTATAAAGGATAAATATCCGCAGAACTTCTCGCTGGGGCTTTTAACCACGTCGGGCAGCCTGGGGCTTTTATTCCCGCCAAGCCTGCTGCTTATACTCTATGGTGTAATTGCAAACGTAAGCATATCAAAACTTTTCATAGCCGGTATAATTCCCGGCGCTATATTAATCCTTCTTATGTCGTTATGGTCTTTAAAACAGGGAGCGGTGCTTGATAATACAGAGCCGTTTGAATGGGGCAAACTGATAAGCGCTTTAAAAGAGACCGCGTGGGAAATTCCGCTTCCGTTTGTGGTAATCGGCGGTATTTACAGCGGAACATTTACGGCGTCAGAAGCCGCCATATTAACCACCGCGTACGCCTTCATAATAGAGGTTTTTATATATAAGGATTTATCTTTAACACGCGACATTCCAAGGATAATAAGGTCAAGTATGATAGTGGTGGGCGGGATATTTGTAATACTTGGCGCCGCTATGGGCTTTACCAATTACCTTGTGGATGAACAGGTTCCCATGCAGATTCTTGACTGGTTAAGGACTTATGTGCACGAAAAGTGGCTGTTTCTTCTTCTGTTGAACATATTTCTTATAATTGTGGGAGCTGTGCTGGATGTTTTTTCGGCATTAATTGTTGTATTGCCCTTAATGCTGCCCATTGCAAAGGAATTCGGCATAGATCCCGTGCATATGGCTATTATATTTTTGGCTAACCTTGAAATAGGGTACAACGCGCCGCCGGCGGGTTTAAACTTGTTTATAGCGTCTTTCAGGTTCAGAAAACCCGTGCTTACGCTTGCAAAGGCAACACTGCCTTTTCTTGCCATGCTTATTATAGGGCTTATGCTTATAACGTATATTCCGGATTTAAGCCTTGTGCTTATAAGGATTTTTAACGTACAGTAA